A portion of the Cellulophaga algicola DSM 14237 genome contains these proteins:
- a CDS encoding TonB-dependent receptor has product MPKTQSSIITIFLIAILFFSSLSSIGQENKTARVSLRAYLNQIEETFSVKFSFADNSINSILILSQEFNELEAAIHYIETETPLDLKKIDARYYTISKSMLSICAKVLDNFEQNTLHNASIKVLEQNLTTITDDTGSFYLNNVPRKSTIEIRHIGFKPLFVKAEELQDGKTCKTLLMAQNIQQLEEVIIYKFLTTGLEKQDDASIVLNTDDFGILPGLIEPDVLQTVQALPGIKSIDETVSDINVRGGTNDQNLILWEGIKMYQSGHFFGLISAFNPYLTDKVTLIKNGSSAAFGDGVSSILDMRTKNTITNNLYGGAGINLLSGDVYGQIPLKENLAFQFSGRRSITDFLNTPTYNQFYDRAFQDTEIKGNEPEQENLARSEDFYFYDFTGKLLYDISEKHKARVSFIAINNLLAYTALNTDTAEKTNSKLMQTNFSIGGYLESTWNANFSTQINAYYTSYHLDSENFTTENKQQLLQNNEVLETAIQLTSNYHFSEQLAWKNGYEFKEVGIINFTNVTQPPFRSNIKGVLRTHALFSELTYTSKNEKLWVRAGIRANYIKNLATFEKLILEPRLNLNYRLTRDFKVELQGEFKNQTTNQVIDLKQNFLGIEKRRWVLANEEELPITRSKQVSLGLNYDKNKIYIGLEGFYKYVNGISTTTQGFQNEDQFNGEIGEYAARGFEFLINQKTKNLSNWLTYTYNKNDYTFDLLSPTTFPNNLDIRHTITFASTYTYQNLKLGLGLNYRTGRPYTKPQEGGNPINTFVFPSTINYEDANNSRLPEYLRVDASAIYDFKVSQNIKASVGASLLNVLDHNNILNRYYRLNDQEEIETIESVSLGITPNFSFRMFF; this is encoded by the coding sequence AAACTTTTTCAGTGAAATTTTCATTCGCAGATAATTCCATTAATAGCATTTTAATTCTTTCTCAAGAATTTAATGAGCTGGAGGCTGCCATTCACTACATTGAAACAGAAACACCTTTAGATTTAAAAAAAATAGATGCCCGATACTATACTATTTCTAAAAGTATGCTTTCTATTTGCGCTAAAGTTTTAGATAATTTTGAACAGAACACGCTGCACAATGCAAGCATTAAAGTATTAGAACAAAACTTAACTACCATTACAGATGATACAGGTAGTTTTTATTTGAATAATGTTCCGAGAAAATCTACCATAGAAATTAGACATATTGGCTTTAAACCCTTATTCGTTAAGGCAGAAGAACTACAAGACGGTAAAACTTGTAAGACCCTTTTAATGGCTCAAAATATACAACAGTTAGAAGAGGTCATCATTTATAAATTTTTAACCACTGGCTTAGAAAAGCAAGATGATGCCAGTATTGTTCTAAATACGGACGATTTTGGGATTCTCCCTGGTTTAATAGAGCCTGATGTTTTGCAAACCGTACAAGCGCTACCCGGAATAAAAAGTATAGACGAAACCGTTTCTGATATTAATGTTCGTGGTGGTACCAATGACCAAAACTTAATACTCTGGGAGGGTATAAAAATGTATCAATCTGGACACTTCTTTGGCTTAATATCTGCATTCAACCCCTACCTCACAGATAAAGTAACGCTGATAAAGAATGGCTCAAGTGCTGCTTTTGGAGACGGTGTAAGTAGTATTTTAGATATGCGTACAAAGAATACCATTACTAATAATTTATATGGTGGCGCAGGAATTAATTTATTGAGTGGTGATGTGTATGGCCAAATTCCTCTTAAAGAAAATCTAGCATTTCAATTTTCAGGAAGACGTTCTATCACTGATTTTTTAAACACTCCTACGTACAACCAATTTTACGATAGAGCTTTTCAGGATACTGAAATTAAAGGCAACGAACCTGAACAAGAAAATTTAGCTAGAAGCGAAGATTTCTATTTTTATGATTTTACAGGCAAACTATTATATGATATTTCAGAGAAACATAAGGCACGTGTAAGTTTTATTGCCATCAATAATTTATTAGCATATACCGCTTTAAATACGGACACTGCAGAAAAGACCAACAGTAAATTAATGCAAACTAATTTTTCGATTGGTGGTTATTTAGAGAGCACATGGAATGCTAATTTCTCCACACAAATAAATGCCTATTACACCTCCTACCATTTAGATTCTGAAAATTTCACTACAGAAAACAAGCAACAGTTACTTCAAAATAACGAAGTATTGGAAACTGCCATTCAATTAACATCTAATTACCATTTTTCTGAACAGTTAGCTTGGAAAAACGGGTATGAATTTAAGGAAGTAGGCATTATAAATTTTACGAATGTAACCCAACCCCCATTCCGCAGTAATATAAAAGGTGTTCTTAGAACGCATGCCTTATTTTCAGAACTTACCTACACCTCTAAAAATGAAAAACTATGGGTTAGAGCAGGTATACGCGCAAATTATATTAAAAATCTAGCAACTTTTGAAAAACTTATTCTAGAACCTCGATTAAATCTAAACTATAGATTAACTCGAGATTTTAAGGTAGAATTACAAGGCGAATTTAAAAACCAAACCACCAACCAAGTCATTGATTTGAAACAAAATTTTTTAGGAATTGAAAAACGAAGATGGGTTTTGGCGAATGAAGAAGAATTACCAATCACCCGAAGTAAACAAGTTTCCCTGGGTTTAAATTATGACAAAAACAAAATCTATATTGGCTTAGAAGGATTTTATAAATATGTAAATGGCATTAGCACTACCACACAAGGTTTTCAGAATGAAGATCAATTTAATGGAGAAATTGGGGAATATGCCGCTAGGGGATTTGAATTTTTAATTAACCAAAAGACAAAAAACCTTAGTAACTGGTTGACCTATACGTATAATAAAAATGATTATACATTTGATTTATTAAGTCCCACTACATTTCCTAATAATTTAGACATTAGACACACGATCACTTTTGCAAGCACCTATACCTATCAGAATCTAAAATTAGGCCTTGGTCTTAATTACAGAACAGGAAGGCCGTATACGAAGCCACAAGAAGGCGGCAACCCTATAAATACCTTTGTTTTTCCGAGCACTATAAATTACGAAGACGCTAACAACAGTAGATTACCAGAATATCTAAGAGTAGATGCATCCGCTATTTATGATTTCAAAGTCAGCCAAAATATAAAAGCATCCGTTGGCGCATCACTTTTAAATGTTCTAGACCATAACAACATCCTGAATAGATACTACCGATTAAATGACCAAGAGGAAATAGAAACCATCGAAAGTGTTTCGTTAGGGATTACCCCAAACTTTAGCTTTCGAATGTTCTTTTAA
- a CDS encoding zinc-dependent peptidase encodes MWIPVLVIIAMATYFLYIIRYAYRLYFSRLEPLTISEKKIILNNFPVYKKLSYQQKQKFEYRLLRFRRDKEFIFHGLTPRQEDMALLLSATATILTLGLKRYKIPAIERLIIYPNQYFSKLNRQNHIGEYNPGLKTIVFSAAHVKQGFEIPNDNKNLGVHEFAHALSFNATLERNFENRNFRKHMDLLSAVYDSVLFQQKFEESSYFRAYSKANIQEFFAVAVENYVETPLEFRQEFPEIYLILRKMLNFDFHKPFEV; translated from the coding sequence ATGTGGATCCCTGTTCTGGTTATCATTGCAATGGCCACATATTTCTTATATATTATTAGGTATGCATACCGGCTTTATTTTTCAAGATTAGAGCCGCTTACCATTTCTGAAAAGAAAATTATTCTCAATAATTTTCCAGTTTACAAAAAACTATCCTATCAGCAAAAGCAGAAATTTGAATATCGTTTGCTCCGATTTAGAAGAGATAAGGAATTTATTTTTCATGGATTAACACCGCGCCAAGAAGATATGGCGTTGCTGTTAAGTGCCACAGCCACAATTTTAACTTTAGGTTTAAAAAGATATAAAATTCCTGCAATAGAGCGCTTAATTATTTATCCAAATCAATATTTTTCTAAACTAAACCGTCAGAACCATATAGGAGAATATAACCCGGGATTAAAAACTATTGTTTTTTCTGCAGCACACGTAAAACAAGGTTTTGAAATTCCTAACGACAATAAAAATTTAGGGGTTCATGAGTTTGCACATGCCTTAAGTTTTAATGCTACTTTAGAACGAAATTTTGAAAACAGAAATTTTCGTAAACATATGGATTTGTTAAGTGCTGTATATGATTCCGTACTATTTCAACAGAAATTTGAAGAGAGCTCATATTTTAGAGCCTATAGCAAAGCAAATATTCAAGAATTTTTTGCCGTTGCTGTAGAAAATTATGTAGAAACACCTTTAGAATTTAGACAAGAATTTCCTGAAATTTATTTGATCTTAAGAAAGATGTTGAATTTTGATTTTCATAAGCCTTTTGAAGTGTAG